The Echeneis naucrates chromosome 10, fEcheNa1.1, whole genome shotgun sequence genome has a window encoding:
- the dele1 gene encoding death ligand signal enhancer isoform X1, translating to MWRIQGLVGRVLHRCHGSTPLRLPQNHHVEDEVINSSSVFSTSRNSSESSSQKEQDGERKKKQRTFQFGYTELPHYTVLDAVGWGSAAVLFMQVCRRIHSQFSSGTEPNQTPGSSTAHPLLRRCDYRVLLKNLCRYDVLPRGSSVLCLQQVPQRQNSDQIADQCSSSSSAGDAAQCSSSELTADSSVFDHQRKLLDQISPTPGSQEALPLTSQNEPKQNDPKINCANDKDILPDERLAGALINFKEVGESSIPVILNIIDNAFMCLFMAGIESAKAESYKEAFTCFLAAAQQGYNKAQFNVGVCYEKGRGVTKDKEKALHYYLQAAVTGHAQAQYRYAKLLLTSRGNQSLEQLSIAINLLEQAAAAGLTKAQVCLASVFSQEPVKDGTKSVKYLKMAAESGDDTALLFLGYCYENGFGVQQNVRTATGFYKRAARMGNKRAQRLLMTHNSKDTNAEDVVLRSIRSAPCFSAASRQLQQPFSSLASDISPSISHFTTLPLLPHSWSTGSLCAPPGLLPTPSQLYPHSTERGTCQWTLGIG from the exons ATGTGGAGGATCCAGGGTTTGGTAGGAAGAG TTCTGCATCGATGTCATGGCAGCACACCCCTGCGTCTTCCCCAGAACCACCATGTGGAGGATGAGGTTATCAACAGCTCATCTGTCTTTTCCACCTCCCGAAATTCCTCTGAGAGCAg ctctcagAAGGAGCAGGAcggtgagagaaagaaaaaacaaaggacCTTTCAGTTTGGCTACACTGAACTTCCACATTACACAGTACTGGATGCTGTAGGATGG GGGTCTGCAGCAGTGCTGTTTATGCAGGTCTGCAGGAGGATCCACTCTCAGTTCTCTTCAGGAACGGAGCCTAATCAGACCCCTGGATCCTCGACAGCCCACCCCTTGCTGCGGAGGTGTGACTACCGTGTCCTGCTGAAAAACT TATGCAGATATGATGTCTTGCCCCGAGGAAGCAGTGTGTTGTGCCTGCAGCAGGTGCCACAGAGGCAGAACTCAGATCAAATTGCAGatcagtgcagcagcagcagtagtgcAGGTGATGCTGctcagtgcagcagcagtgaacTGACTGCTGACAGTTCTGTCTTTGACCACCAGAGGAAACTGCTGGACCAGATTTCACCAACACCCG GCTCACAGGAAGCTCTTCCCTTGACATCCCAGAATgagccaaaacaaaatgaccCAAAGATAAACTGTGCCAATGACAAG GACATATTGCCTGATGAGAGGCTGGCAGGAGCATTAATCAACTTCAAAGAAGTGGGGGAAAGCAGCATCCCCGTTATCCTCAACATTATTG aCAATGCCTTCATGTGTCTTTTTATGGCAGGTATAGAAAGTGCCAAGGCTGAGAGCTACAAGGAAGCTTTTACCTGTTTTCtagctgcagctcagcagggTTACAACAAAGCCCAGTTTAATGTGGGTGTGTGCTATGAGAAGGGCAGAGGAGTcaccaaagacaaagagaag GCTCTGCATTACTACTTGCAGGCAGCAGTCACAGGTCACGCACAGGCTCAATACCGCTATGCAAAGCTGCTCTTGACCAGCAGGGGGAATCAGAGTTTAGAGCAGCTGTCCATAGCTATCAACCTGCTGGagcaagctgctgcagctggacttACTAAG GCTCAGGTTTGCCTCGCCTCAGTCTTCTCTCAGGAGCCAGTGAAAGATGGGACTAAGTCTGTCAAGTACCTgaagatggcagcagagagcGGG GATGACACTGCTCTGCTGTTCCTGGGTTATTGTTACGAGAATGGCTTTGGGGTACAGCAGAACGTGAGAACAGCAACTGGATTCTACAAACGAGCTGCTCGCATGGGCAATAAACGGGCTCAGAGGTTACTGATGACCCATAacagcaaagacacaaatg ctgaagATGTAGTGTTGCGCTCCATTCGTTCAGctccctgtttctctgcagccagCCGTCAACTTCAGCAGCCGTTCTCCTCTTTGGCCAGTGATATCTCCCCCTCCATCAGTCACTTCACCACTCTTCCCCTGCTGCCTCACTCATGGAGCACTGGGAGCCTGTGTGCCCCCCCGGGGCTCCTGCCCACACCTTCTCAACTGTATCCCCACAGCACAGAGAGGGGAACCTGCCAGTGGACTTTGGGGATTGGATAG
- the dele1 gene encoding death ligand signal enhancer isoform X2 gives MWRIQGLVGRVLHRCHGSTPLRLPQNHHVEDEVINSSSVFSTSRNSSESSSQKEQDGERKKKQRTFQFGYTELPHYTVLDAVGWGSAAVLFMQVCRRIHSQFSSGTEPNQTPGSSTAHPLLRRCDYRVLLKNLCRYDVLPRGSSVLCLQQVPQRQNSDQIADQCSSSSSAGDAAQCSSSELTADSSVFDHQRKLLDQISPTPGSQEALPLTSQNEPKQNDPKINCANDKDILPDERLAGALINFKEVGESSIPVILNIIGIESAKAESYKEAFTCFLAAAQQGYNKAQFNVGVCYEKGRGVTKDKEKALHYYLQAAVTGHAQAQYRYAKLLLTSRGNQSLEQLSIAINLLEQAAAAGLTKAQVCLASVFSQEPVKDGTKSVKYLKMAAESGDDTALLFLGYCYENGFGVQQNVRTATGFYKRAARMGNKRAQRLLMTHNSKDTNAEDVVLRSIRSAPCFSAASRQLQQPFSSLASDISPSISHFTTLPLLPHSWSTGSLCAPPGLLPTPSQLYPHSTERGTCQWTLGIG, from the exons ATGTGGAGGATCCAGGGTTTGGTAGGAAGAG TTCTGCATCGATGTCATGGCAGCACACCCCTGCGTCTTCCCCAGAACCACCATGTGGAGGATGAGGTTATCAACAGCTCATCTGTCTTTTCCACCTCCCGAAATTCCTCTGAGAGCAg ctctcagAAGGAGCAGGAcggtgagagaaagaaaaaacaaaggacCTTTCAGTTTGGCTACACTGAACTTCCACATTACACAGTACTGGATGCTGTAGGATGG GGGTCTGCAGCAGTGCTGTTTATGCAGGTCTGCAGGAGGATCCACTCTCAGTTCTCTTCAGGAACGGAGCCTAATCAGACCCCTGGATCCTCGACAGCCCACCCCTTGCTGCGGAGGTGTGACTACCGTGTCCTGCTGAAAAACT TATGCAGATATGATGTCTTGCCCCGAGGAAGCAGTGTGTTGTGCCTGCAGCAGGTGCCACAGAGGCAGAACTCAGATCAAATTGCAGatcagtgcagcagcagcagtagtgcAGGTGATGCTGctcagtgcagcagcagtgaacTGACTGCTGACAGTTCTGTCTTTGACCACCAGAGGAAACTGCTGGACCAGATTTCACCAACACCCG GCTCACAGGAAGCTCTTCCCTTGACATCCCAGAATgagccaaaacaaaatgaccCAAAGATAAACTGTGCCAATGACAAG GACATATTGCCTGATGAGAGGCTGGCAGGAGCATTAATCAACTTCAAAGAAGTGGGGGAAAGCAGCATCCCCGTTATCCTCAACATTATTG GTATAGAAAGTGCCAAGGCTGAGAGCTACAAGGAAGCTTTTACCTGTTTTCtagctgcagctcagcagggTTACAACAAAGCCCAGTTTAATGTGGGTGTGTGCTATGAGAAGGGCAGAGGAGTcaccaaagacaaagagaag GCTCTGCATTACTACTTGCAGGCAGCAGTCACAGGTCACGCACAGGCTCAATACCGCTATGCAAAGCTGCTCTTGACCAGCAGGGGGAATCAGAGTTTAGAGCAGCTGTCCATAGCTATCAACCTGCTGGagcaagctgctgcagctggacttACTAAG GCTCAGGTTTGCCTCGCCTCAGTCTTCTCTCAGGAGCCAGTGAAAGATGGGACTAAGTCTGTCAAGTACCTgaagatggcagcagagagcGGG GATGACACTGCTCTGCTGTTCCTGGGTTATTGTTACGAGAATGGCTTTGGGGTACAGCAGAACGTGAGAACAGCAACTGGATTCTACAAACGAGCTGCTCGCATGGGCAATAAACGGGCTCAGAGGTTACTGATGACCCATAacagcaaagacacaaatg ctgaagATGTAGTGTTGCGCTCCATTCGTTCAGctccctgtttctctgcagccagCCGTCAACTTCAGCAGCCGTTCTCCTCTTTGGCCAGTGATATCTCCCCCTCCATCAGTCACTTCACCACTCTTCCCCTGCTGCCTCACTCATGGAGCACTGGGAGCCTGTGTGCCCCCCCGGGGCTCCTGCCCACACCTTCTCAACTGTATCCCCACAGCACAGAGAGGGGAACCTGCCAGTGGACTTTGGGGATTGGATAG